One Streptomyces fagopyri DNA window includes the following coding sequences:
- a CDS encoding chaplin, which yields MRIRLMAAAGLASVALAAAAGTASAADPNPVGAAVGSPGVLSGNVIQIPVDLGLNLCGNSVDVVGLLNPAFGNACANN from the coding sequence ATGCGTATTCGTCTGATGGCTGCCGCCGGGCTGGCGAGCGTGGCCCTCGCCGCCGCCGCCGGGACCGCCTCCGCCGCCGACCCCAACCCGGTCGGTGCCGCCGTGGGCAGCCCCGGTGTCCTGTCCGGCAACGTCATTCAGATCCCCGTCGACCTCGGCCTCAACCTCTGTGGCAACTCGGTCGACGTGGTGGGCCTGCTGAACCCGGCGTTCGGAAACGCCTGCGCGAACAACTGA
- a CDS encoding DUF4360 domain-containing protein has translation MAGGLLLGGAIAALFASALPGHDPSSGIVDPPPDRIVIKVATVNGSGCPQGTAAVAVSPDNTAFTVTYSEYLAQVGGTSEPTAFRKNCQLNLIVHVPQGFTYAIASADYRGFASLQRGASSTEKASYYFQGSSNTAAITHPFGGPYDDNWQATDVTDWAQLVWAPCGVQRNFNINTELRVNAGTSAPGSTSFMTMDSTDGDISTVYHLAWKECPGS, from the coding sequence ATGGCTGGTGGGCTGCTTCTGGGTGGCGCGATAGCCGCCCTGTTCGCCTCCGCACTGCCCGGACATGATCCGTCGTCCGGGATCGTCGACCCTCCTCCGGACAGGATCGTCATCAAGGTCGCCACGGTGAACGGCTCCGGCTGCCCGCAGGGCACCGCCGCCGTCGCGGTGTCCCCGGACAACACGGCCTTCACCGTCACCTACAGTGAGTACCTCGCCCAGGTGGGCGGCACCTCCGAGCCCACCGCGTTCCGCAAGAACTGCCAGCTCAATTTGATCGTCCACGTGCCGCAGGGCTTCACGTACGCCATCGCCAGCGCCGACTACCGCGGCTTCGCCTCGTTGCAGCGCGGCGCCAGCAGTACCGAGAAGGCCTCGTACTACTTCCAGGGCTCCTCGAACACGGCGGCCATCACGCATCCCTTCGGTGGCCCCTACGACGACAACTGGCAGGCCACCGACGTCACGGACTGGGCCCAACTGGTCTGGGCCCCCTGCGGTGTTCAGCGGAACTTCAACATCAACACCGAGCTGCGCGTCAACGCCGGCACGTCGGCGCCGGGCAGCACCAGCTTCATGACGATGGACTCCACGGACGGCGACATCAGCACCGTCTACCACCTGGCCTGGAAGGAGTGCCCCGGATCGTGA